In Carya illinoinensis cultivar Pawnee chromosome 7, C.illinoinensisPawnee_v1, whole genome shotgun sequence, the following are encoded in one genomic region:
- the LOC122316789 gene encoding uncharacterized tRNA/rRNA methyltransferase YsgA — MPCLYTSLMPTSYPPKLGVSNSQLTFSIAQTQTHFKENTSDSVDVKLPLPSHVKSITSASNPFVKHCIKLRHSTSYRHSHGSVLVVGATTVREIYKFQQSLQEKTVEMDCLLLLDKAEVPEGIDSFPGRIVRVSAAVMKKLSGLKSTESIDAIALMRIPTRFFNLENDQDKADCRRWFPYPHRILVLDGIQDPGNLGTLLRSALAFRWGGVFLLPGCCDPFNGKALRASRGASFQIPIVCGSWIHLEALVNEFQMKVLAGHPKSTGDLKPVSQLSKGLADSLVDFPLCLVLGSEGSGLSEKSRHVCDLVSIPMTGEFESLNVSVAGGILMYMLSA, encoded by the exons ATGCCATGCCTGTACACATCTTTGATGCCCACTTCTTATCCTCCGAAACTCGGAGTTTCAAATTCTCAGTTAACGTTTTCTATTGCTCAAACACAAACCCATTTCAAAGAGAATACCAGTGATTCCGTGGATGTCAAACTCCCTCTACCTTCTCATGTGAAATCCATTACCAGCGCTTCAAACCCATTTGTGAAGCACTGCATCAAGCTGCGCCACAGCACTTCTTACCGCCATTCCCATGGTTCAGTTCTCGTTGTGGGCGCTACCACTGTAAG GGAAATATACAAGTTTCAACAGTCTTTGCAAGAGAAAACTGTGGAAATGGATTGTTTACTTCTACTTGATAAAGCCGAGGTTCCTGAAGGGATAGATAGTTTCCCCGGACGTATTGTGCGTGTGAGCGCTGCAGTGATGAAAAAGCTTTCTGGTTTGAAGTCAACTGAATCTATTGATGCGATTGCCCTGATGAGAATTCCTACCAGGTTCTTCAATCTAGAAAATGATCAAGACAAGGCAGATTGTCGAAGATGGTTCCCATACCCACATCGAATTCTAGTTCTCGATGGAATCCAG GATCCAGGAAACCTTGGTACATTACTCAGATCAGCTTTGGCCTTTAGATGG GGTGGTGTTTTTCTACTTCCTGGTTGTTGTGATCCATTTAATGGGAAAGCACTTCGAGCTAGCCGAGGAGCCTCCTTTCAGATCCCCATAGTTTGCGGGAGTTGGATCCATCTTGAAGCCCTTGTAAACGAATTTCAAATGAAGGTGCTAGCCGGCCATCCAAAGAGTACTGGAGATTTAAAGCCAGTGTCTCAGCTTTCTAAAGGGCTAGCCGATTCTTTAGTAGATTTTCCTTTGTGTTTGGTATTGGGTAGTGAAGGGAGTGGCCTGTCAGAGAAATCTCGGCATGTATGTGATCTTGTGAGCATTCCAATGACTGGAGAGTTTGAGTCTCTGAATGTTTCAGTTGCAGGTGGGATATTGATGTATATGCTGTCAGCCTAA